A portion of the Sulfuriferula sp. AH1 genome contains these proteins:
- the acs gene encoding acetate--CoA ligase, with amino-acid sequence MSHIESVLHENRSFPPSSEFQAQANVSGIAAYQALAAKAEADYEQFWADLARQHITWKTPFTRTLDESNAPFYRWFDDGVLNVSYNCIDRHLPAKAKQTALIFEADDGNVTRISYQQLHDQVCAFANALKARGIQKGDRVVVYMPMGAEAVIAMQACARIGAIHSVVFGGFSAKSLHERIIDAQAKLVITADASMRGGKAVALKAAVDEALSLGGTECVSGVIVYQRTRNEISWHAGRDVWWHDCVKDMASSCEPEWMNAEDPLFILYTSGSTGTPKGVQHSTAGYLLGAILSMQWVFDAKPATDVFWCTADVGWITGHTYVAYGPLAMGMTQVIFEGIPTYPNAGRFWKMIQDHRVTTFYTAPTAIRSLIKLGGDLPARHDLSSLRLLGTVGEPINPEAWMWYYQQVGQERCPIVDTWWQTETGSNMIAPLPGAVAAKPGSCTLPLPGIMADVVDEHGHALPLGQGGYLVIKRPFPSLLRTLWNNPERYRKAYFPEELGGNIYLAGDSAHRDKDGYYWIMGRIDDVLNVSGHRLGTMEIESALAAHPLVAEAAVVGKPHEIKGEAIVAFVVLKDARPEGDAIKEVTNALRNWVGQEIGPIAKPDEIRFGDNLPKTRSGKIMRRLLRNLARGEDITQDVSTLENPAILEQLKASH; translated from the coding sequence ATGTCACACATCGAATCAGTTTTGCATGAGAACCGTTCCTTCCCGCCCAGCAGCGAATTCCAGGCTCAAGCCAATGTCTCCGGCATCGCCGCATACCAGGCCCTGGCCGCCAAGGCCGAGGCGGATTACGAGCAATTCTGGGCAGATCTGGCCCGCCAGCACATCACCTGGAAAACCCCTTTCACCCGCACACTCGACGAATCCAATGCGCCGTTTTACCGCTGGTTCGATGATGGTGTGCTAAACGTTTCCTACAACTGCATCGACCGTCATCTGCCGGCCAAAGCCAAACAGACAGCACTGATCTTTGAAGCCGACGACGGCAACGTGACCCGCATCAGCTATCAGCAGCTGCATGACCAGGTCTGCGCTTTCGCCAACGCCCTGAAAGCACGCGGCATACAGAAGGGTGACCGTGTTGTGGTGTACATGCCCATGGGCGCCGAAGCCGTCATCGCGATGCAGGCCTGCGCCCGTATCGGCGCCATCCATTCGGTGGTATTTGGCGGCTTTTCCGCTAAATCTCTGCACGAACGCATCATCGATGCCCAGGCCAAGCTGGTGATCACCGCCGATGCCAGCATGCGCGGCGGCAAGGCTGTGGCACTGAAAGCCGCCGTAGACGAAGCTCTCTCCCTCGGCGGCACCGAATGCGTCAGCGGCGTGATCGTCTATCAGCGCACCCGCAATGAAATCAGCTGGCACGCCGGGCGCGACGTGTGGTGGCATGACTGCGTCAAAGACATGGCGAGCAGCTGTGAACCCGAGTGGATGAACGCCGAAGACCCGCTGTTCATTCTCTACACCTCCGGCTCTACCGGCACCCCAAAAGGTGTGCAACACAGCACCGCCGGCTATCTGCTCGGTGCAATCCTGTCCATGCAATGGGTGTTCGATGCCAAGCCTGCGACCGATGTGTTCTGGTGCACCGCCGACGTCGGCTGGATTACCGGCCACACCTACGTCGCTTACGGTCCGCTGGCAATGGGCATGACCCAGGTGATTTTCGAGGGTATCCCGACTTACCCGAACGCCGGACGTTTCTGGAAAATGATCCAGGATCATCGCGTTACCACCTTTTACACCGCACCGACTGCGATCCGCTCGCTAATTAAGCTGGGCGGCGATCTGCCGGCCCGGCACGACTTATCCAGCCTGCGCCTGCTGGGCACAGTGGGCGAACCGATCAATCCCGAAGCATGGATGTGGTATTACCAGCAAGTCGGCCAGGAACGCTGCCCCATCGTCGATACCTGGTGGCAGACCGAAACCGGCTCCAACATGATCGCGCCCTTACCCGGCGCCGTCGCTGCCAAACCCGGCTCCTGCACTTTGCCGTTACCCGGCATCATGGCGGATGTAGTCGATGAACACGGCCATGCGCTGCCGCTGGGGCAAGGCGGTTATCTGGTCATCAAGCGTCCTTTCCCGTCGCTGTTGCGCACGCTGTGGAACAACCCGGAACGTTACAGGAAAGCCTATTTCCCTGAAGAACTGGGCGGCAATATCTATCTCGCCGGCGATTCGGCGCACCGCGACAAGGACGGCTACTACTGGATCATGGGGCGTATCGACGACGTGCTGAATGTGTCCGGCCACCGCCTCGGCACCATGGAAATTGAATCTGCGCTGGCCGCACATCCTCTGGTCGCCGAAGCTGCCGTGGTCGGCAAGCCCCACGAAATCAAGGGTGAAGCCATCGTCGCGTTCGTCGTGCTGAAAGATGCACGCCCCGAAGGCGACGCAATCAAGGAAGTCACCAATGCGTTGCGCAACTGGGTCGGCCAGGAAATCGGCCCGATCGCCAAGCCCGACGAGATCCGTTTCGGCGACAACCTGCCGAAGACGCGCTCGGGCAAGATCATGCGCCGCCTGTTGCGCAATCTGGCACGGGGCGAAGACATTACCCAGGACGTCTCCACTTTGGAAAATCCGGCCATACTGGAACAGCTCAAAGCATCCCATTAA